A window of the Haloquadratum walsbyi C23 genome harbors these coding sequences:
- the ilvC gene encoding ketol-acid reductoisomerase, giving the protein MTETKTQTETETDEEEGTDTDTALDTTIYYDDDADREYIDDKTVAVLGYGSQGHAHAQNLADSGIDVIVGLYEGSSSRDAARADGLRVETPATAADEADIVSVLVPDTVQPDVFEAIQDGLDAGNTLQFAHGFNIHYNQIQPPADVDVTMVAPKAPGHLVRRNYEAGEGTPGLVAVYQNTTGTARKEAVAYAHAIGCTRAGAIETTFREETETDLFGEQAVLCGGATALVKQGYETLVDAGYSPEMAYFECLNELKLIVDLMYEGGLSEMWNSVSDTAEYGGLTRGNQVIDESVREEMESILEGVQDGTFAREWISENQANRPSYTQLKAAEEAHEIEAVGEPLRDLFAWSDNEETNDESDVVSEPEAAADD; this is encoded by the coding sequence ATGACAGAAACGAAGACCCAGACAGAGACAGAGACAGACGAAGAGGAAGGTACAGACACGGACACAGCATTAGATACAACCATATATTACGACGACGACGCAGATCGCGAATATATTGATGATAAAACAGTGGCTGTGCTTGGCTATGGAAGCCAGGGGCATGCACACGCACAGAATCTTGCCGATAGCGGCATTGATGTGATTGTCGGATTATATGAGGGATCAAGCTCTCGAGATGCTGCCAGAGCGGATGGGCTTCGTGTTGAAACGCCAGCAACGGCTGCTGATGAAGCAGACATCGTATCAGTGCTTGTTCCAGACACAGTCCAACCGGACGTATTTGAGGCGATTCAGGATGGTCTTGACGCAGGCAATACATTACAGTTCGCTCATGGATTCAATATTCATTATAATCAGATCCAGCCGCCTGCAGATGTTGACGTCACAATGGTCGCACCAAAGGCGCCAGGTCATCTTGTTCGTCGGAATTACGAAGCTGGTGAGGGAACTCCTGGTCTTGTTGCAGTATATCAGAATACGACTGGAACGGCACGTAAGGAAGCAGTCGCATACGCACATGCAATCGGTTGTACGCGCGCTGGTGCAATCGAGACAACGTTCCGTGAAGAAACTGAGACTGACCTCTTCGGTGAGCAAGCGGTGCTTTGTGGTGGGGCAACGGCACTGGTTAAGCAAGGATATGAGACACTTGTTGATGCTGGATACTCACCAGAAATGGCATACTTTGAATGTCTAAATGAACTCAAGCTTATTGTTGATCTGATGTATGAGGGCGGTCTGAGTGAGATGTGGAATTCAGTGTCAGATACCGCTGAGTACGGTGGACTCACGCGTGGAAATCAAGTGATTGATGAATCCGTCCGTGAAGAGATGGAGTCAATTCTTGAGGGTGTGCAGGATGGAACGTTCGCACGTGAGTGGATTTCAGAGAATCAGGCGAACCGTCCGTCATATACACAATTGAAGGCCGCCGAAGAAGCACATGAGATTGAGGCGGTCGGCGAGCCATTACGTGATCTATTTGCGTGGAGTGACAATGAGGAAACAAATGATGAAAGTGATGTCGTATCAGAGCCAGAGGCTGCTGCTGACGACTAG
- the leuD gene encoding 3-isopropylmalate dehydratase small subunit, whose translation MSVHDTMEIRRVAGTGVPVRGNDVDTDQIMPARFMKEVTFDNMGEYVFYDARRDDDGNPNDHPLNEYKGASILIVNKNFGCGSSREHAPQGLMRWGIRGVIGESFAEIFADNCKSLGIPAMTTDQETINHLQSFVESDPEAGLEMDVNDSVVIYDGEEVDVEIDDAMQEALIDGIWDTTAVMHSNMDRVRDTVNELPYVEDR comes from the coding sequence ATGTCGGTTCATGATACGATGGAGATTCGGCGGGTTGCAGGCACCGGTGTTCCTGTCCGCGGGAATGATGTTGACACTGATCAAATTATGCCTGCGCGATTCATGAAGGAGGTCACCTTCGATAATATGGGTGAGTATGTCTTTTATGATGCGCGTCGAGATGACGATGGGAATCCGAACGATCACCCGCTCAATGAGTACAAAGGTGCAAGCATTCTTATTGTGAATAAGAACTTTGGCTGTGGATCCTCGCGTGAGCACGCACCACAAGGACTGATGCGATGGGGAATCCGTGGAGTCATTGGTGAGTCATTCGCAGAGATATTTGCGGATAATTGTAAGTCACTCGGGATTCCAGCAATGACAACTGATCAAGAGACAATTAATCATCTTCAGTCATTTGTCGAGAGTGACCCCGAGGCTGGACTTGAAATGGACGTCAACGATAGTGTCGTCATCTATGATGGAGAGGAAGTCGATGTTGAGATTGATGATGCAATGCAAGAGGCGCTTATTGATGGAATCTGGGATACGACTGCGGTGATGCATTCAAACATGGATCGTGTCCGCGATACAGTAAATGAGTTGCCATACGTTGAGGATCGATAA
- the leuC gene encoding 3-isopropylmalate dehydratase large subunit, whose translation MSSNTLYDTVWEKHKVAELPNGQDQLFIGLHLVHEVTSPQAFGMLRERDLDVAFPDRTFATTDHIAPTTPQGRERPLQDDQAENMLQALEHNTSENGITFFGLNGEKQGITHVVAPELGLSQPGMTVACGDSHTSTHGAFGSVGIGIGTSQIRDVLATGCIAAEKQQVRRIEVTGTLSEEVYAKDIILKIIRDLGVGGGVGHVYEYGGEAIENLDMEGRLAVCNMSIEGGARAGYINPDQTTYEYLKGREYAPDVDDWDEHVEYWDTLRSGDDAEYDDVVEINADDLAPMVTWGINPGQVVSVDEEIPSLDAMADETARKAAQKAFDHMELNPGETMEGYDVDVAFLGTCTNGRFSDFKEAARVIEGKQIDSGVHGLAVPGSETVRRQCEAAGLDEIFREAGFEWRQAGCSMCLAMNNDSLEAGEVCASSSNRNFIGRQGDKEGRTVLMSPAMVAAAAIEGEITDIREHELTEIDTKTNPTAVVKGDD comes from the coding sequence ATGAGTTCAAATACGCTGTACGATACTGTCTGGGAGAAGCACAAAGTCGCTGAATTGCCAAACGGACAAGATCAGTTATTCATCGGATTGCATCTTGTTCATGAGGTAACGAGTCCGCAAGCCTTCGGTATGCTTCGTGAGCGCGATCTTGATGTTGCGTTTCCTGATCGCACGTTTGCGACGACCGATCATATCGCGCCAACGACACCACAAGGTCGTGAACGACCATTACAGGATGATCAGGCTGAAAATATGCTCCAGGCGCTTGAACACAATACATCTGAGAATGGAATCACATTCTTTGGATTAAATGGTGAAAAGCAAGGGATAACCCACGTTGTCGCACCAGAGTTAGGATTAAGCCAACCAGGAATGACTGTCGCCTGTGGTGATTCTCACACCAGCACACACGGTGCATTCGGGTCAGTCGGAATTGGAATCGGGACATCACAAATCCGTGATGTACTCGCAACTGGGTGTATTGCCGCTGAGAAACAGCAAGTTCGCCGGATTGAGGTGACCGGAACGCTCAGTGAAGAAGTATACGCAAAGGATATTATTCTGAAGATTATCCGTGATCTCGGCGTTGGCGGTGGCGTCGGGCATGTATATGAATACGGAGGTGAGGCAATCGAGAACCTCGATATGGAGGGTCGACTTGCAGTCTGTAATATGTCGATTGAGGGTGGTGCCCGTGCAGGGTATATTAATCCCGACCAGACGACATATGAGTATCTAAAAGGTCGTGAATATGCACCTGATGTCGATGACTGGGATGAGCATGTGGAATATTGGGATACACTTCGATCAGGTGATGATGCCGAATACGACGATGTTGTTGAGATTAATGCTGATGACCTCGCGCCAATGGTCACATGGGGAATCAATCCTGGTCAAGTCGTAAGTGTTGATGAGGAAATTCCAAGTCTTGACGCAATGGCTGATGAGACAGCCCGAAAAGCTGCGCAAAAAGCGTTCGATCATATGGAACTCAATCCTGGTGAGACGATGGAAGGCTATGATGTTGATGTTGCATTCTTAGGTACCTGTACAAATGGTCGGTTCTCAGACTTCAAAGAGGCCGCTCGCGTGATTGAGGGCAAACAGATTGACTCAGGTGTTCACGGGCTTGCAGTTCCTGGCTCTGAAACTGTTCGAAGACAGTGTGAAGCAGCAGGTCTTGATGAAATCTTCCGTGAGGCTGGCTTTGAATGGCGTCAAGCAGGGTGTTCGATGTGCTTGGCGATGAATAATGATAGTCTTGAAGCTGGTGAGGTATGTGCATCATCGTCGAACCGGAATTTCATCGGTCGACAGGGTGATAAAGAAGGGCGAACAGTGCTGATGTCGCCGGCAATGGTTGCTGCAGCAGCCATCGAGGGGGAGATTACTGATATTCGTGAACATGAACTCACAGAGATTGACACGAAGACAAATCCAACTGCAGTCGTAAAAGGTGACGACTGA
- the ilvN gene encoding acetolactate synthase small subunit: MSSESNTDTNADTETSTEAESTDTSATETVERGNPAPDTDSDLPEHGLKGAEPDDRPHPSGRRNEQGIRVDPAVESRHDPRRAVLSALVEDDPGVLSRIAGLISRRQFNIESLTVGQTTIEGHSRITMVVEETDPNIDQIERQLDKLKPVIAVGELADDAIQTELVLLKVRGNEPDKVNAITQMYDGETMDADPQTITIQLTGDEQKIDSAIDAFEQFGIIEIARTGYTALARGDTATVPGEKPGTANEPTKPANTR; this comes from the coding sequence ATGAGTTCTGAATCTAACACCGATACGAACGCAGATACTGAAACCAGCACAGAAGCCGAGTCTACAGACACTTCGGCGACGGAGACAGTCGAACGGGGGAATCCAGCCCCTGACACGGATAGTGATCTCCCAGAACATGGACTGAAGGGAGCTGAACCGGATGACCGACCACATCCATCCGGACGACGAAACGAGCAAGGGATCCGTGTTGACCCAGCGGTTGAATCAAGACATGATCCTCGACGTGCAGTCTTATCTGCGCTCGTTGAGGATGACCCTGGTGTACTTTCACGGATTGCTGGATTGATCTCACGACGACAGTTTAATATTGAGAGTCTGACAGTCGGGCAAACAACGATTGAGGGACATTCACGAATCACGATGGTCGTTGAAGAGACAGATCCGAATATCGACCAGATTGAAAGGCAACTCGATAAGCTCAAGCCCGTAATTGCCGTTGGCGAACTTGCTGATGACGCAATTCAGACTGAACTTGTGTTATTGAAAGTTCGTGGTAATGAGCCTGATAAGGTCAATGCAATCACGCAAATGTACGATGGTGAGACGATGGATGCTGATCCACAGACGATTACAATCCAACTCACCGGAGATGAGCAGAAGATAGATAGCGCTATCGACGCATTTGAACAATTCGGAATCATTGAAATAGCTCGAACAGGATACACCGCGTTAGCGCGTGGCGATACAGCGACTGTTCCCGGAGAAAAGCCAGGAACAGCAAATGAACCAACAAAGCCGGCAAACACACGATGA
- the ilvB gene encoding biosynthetic-type acetolactate synthase large subunit translates to MSKQASTNPDIETEADTDADAQPQTQTPSPETTSDVLPIETGADAVIRALENEGIEAAFGVQGGAIMPVYDALYYSDIRHVTMAHEQGAAHAADAFGVVKNEPGVCMATSGPGATNLVTGIADANMDSDGMLALTGQVPSDMVGSDAFQETDTIGVTAPLTKHNYFADDPDTIGDTVGEALALADEGRPGPTLVDLPKNITSADTEREPTPGEPPATTRPQYSADEDAVLTTANAIEEASQPLLLFGGGVIKADATEEARAFAREHEIPVVTTMPGIGSFPEDDDLCLSWAGMHGTGYANMAITHTDLLIGVGTRFDDRLTSGIDTFAPEAEIVHIDIDPAEISKNVHADYPLIGDAETVLEQLDGAIETTPETAEWCEQCVEWQETYPMDYAMPEDEPLKPQFIVEVMDEATAADTIVTSGVGQHQMWASQYWTYTEPRTWVSSHGLGTMGYGLPGAIGARIAADDDQDVVCIDGDGSFLMTIQELSVAVRENLDITVAVLNNEYIGMVRQWQDAFFEGRRMAAEYNWCPEFDTLAEAFGAEGFRIDEYDEVAETVEAALAYDGPSVIDCHIDPAENVYPMVPSGGANGKFALTEEQL, encoded by the coding sequence ATGAGTAAGCAAGCATCAACAAACCCAGATATTGAGACGGAAGCAGACACAGACGCAGACGCACAGCCACAGACGCAAACACCATCGCCGGAGACAACAAGTGATGTCCTGCCGATCGAGACCGGTGCAGACGCGGTCATCCGGGCACTCGAAAATGAAGGCATTGAGGCTGCCTTTGGTGTGCAGGGCGGCGCAATTATGCCTGTGTATGACGCATTATACTATTCCGATATTCGTCATGTGACAATGGCACACGAGCAGGGAGCCGCACATGCCGCTGATGCCTTTGGTGTCGTCAAGAACGAACCAGGTGTCTGTATGGCAACCTCAGGTCCTGGTGCAACGAATCTTGTGACCGGAATTGCCGACGCAAATATGGATTCTGATGGAATGCTCGCACTTACCGGGCAGGTTCCCTCAGATATGGTTGGGTCGGATGCATTCCAAGAGACAGATACAATCGGTGTGACGGCACCACTCACGAAGCATAATTACTTTGCCGATGATCCAGATACAATCGGCGATACAGTCGGCGAGGCACTCGCGCTTGCAGATGAAGGGCGACCAGGTCCGACGCTTGTTGACCTTCCAAAGAATATCACAAGTGCCGATACTGAGCGTGAGCCGACTCCTGGTGAACCACCAGCAACAACTCGACCACAATATAGCGCCGATGAAGATGCAGTCCTCACTACGGCGAACGCGATTGAGGAAGCATCACAACCGCTGTTATTATTCGGTGGCGGTGTCATCAAAGCTGATGCAACTGAGGAGGCACGCGCGTTCGCCCGTGAACACGAGATTCCTGTTGTGACCACAATGCCTGGTATTGGGTCCTTCCCTGAGGATGACGACCTTTGTTTATCCTGGGCAGGAATGCATGGCACTGGCTATGCAAATATGGCGATTACGCACACTGATCTTCTGATTGGTGTTGGAACGCGATTTGATGATCGACTCACCAGTGGTATTGATACTTTCGCCCCCGAGGCAGAGATTGTCCATATTGATATCGATCCTGCAGAAATTTCAAAGAACGTCCACGCGGATTACCCACTGATTGGTGATGCTGAGACGGTGCTTGAGCAACTTGATGGAGCCATCGAGACGACACCGGAGACGGCTGAGTGGTGCGAGCAATGTGTTGAATGGCAGGAGACATATCCAATGGATTATGCAATGCCAGAGGATGAGCCACTGAAACCGCAGTTCATCGTCGAGGTGATGGATGAAGCAACAGCAGCAGATACGATCGTCACAAGCGGTGTTGGACAGCACCAAATGTGGGCATCACAGTATTGGACATATACTGAACCACGAACATGGGTGTCGAGTCATGGACTTGGGACAATGGGATATGGGCTTCCCGGCGCAATCGGTGCGCGAATTGCAGCCGATGATGATCAAGATGTTGTGTGTATCGATGGCGATGGGTCGTTCCTCATGACGATTCAGGAACTTTCAGTCGCTGTGCGTGAAAATCTTGATATTACTGTTGCAGTCCTGAATAACGAATATATCGGAATGGTGCGACAATGGCAGGATGCCTTCTTCGAGGGGCGACGAATGGCAGCAGAATATAACTGGTGTCCGGAGTTCGATACACTCGCAGAAGCCTTTGGTGCGGAAGGCTTCCGGATTGATGAATACGATGAGGTTGCAGAGACCGTCGAAGCAGCACTTGCATATGATGGTCCATCGGTGATTGATTGTCATATTGACCCTGCAGAAAATGTCTATCCGATGGTTCCCTCTGGTGGCGCGAATGGAAAGTTCGCTCTGACGGAGGAGCAACTATGA
- a CDS encoding isocitrate/isopropylmalate dehydrogenase family protein, whose product MSRGGEHEIVVIEGDGIGQEVIPAAVAVLQAVDEVGFSFTEKQAGDDTRDQTGAALPETTYEAAADADATLFGAAGETAADVILPLREAVGSFVNIRPARAYPGVDALQPETDLVFLRENTEGVYSGHEDRLSEDLSTLTRVITTSASEQLAEYACSYVTERSIDGFHTVHKANVMQETDGRFRDAVSRVAANNDVATNEVLMDAFATRICLNPTQFDVVVCPNLAGDVLSDLAAGLVGGLGLLPSANIGQTNALFEPVHGTAPDIAGDGIANPSASILSAGMLLEYLDETDAATDVQMAVESVLNSGPRTPDLGGNASTEAVVNAVIEQLSSH is encoded by the coding sequence ATGAGTCGCGGGGGTGAACACGAGATAGTCGTTATCGAGGGCGATGGGATTGGTCAAGAAGTTATCCCTGCAGCAGTCGCAGTACTGCAAGCAGTTGATGAGGTTGGGTTTTCATTCACTGAAAAGCAAGCCGGTGATGACACACGTGATCAAACGGGGGCTGCCCTTCCAGAAACAACATATGAAGCCGCCGCTGACGCAGATGCAACGTTATTCGGCGCTGCCGGGGAAACAGCAGCCGATGTTATCCTGCCACTTCGTGAGGCAGTCGGATCATTTGTGAATATTCGACCAGCCCGGGCATATCCTGGTGTTGATGCATTACAGCCAGAGACAGATCTTGTGTTCCTTCGAGAAAACACGGAGGGTGTGTATTCAGGACATGAAGATCGACTTTCTGAGGACCTTTCAACATTAACGCGCGTAATTACAACATCAGCCTCAGAGCAACTTGCAGAATATGCCTGTTCGTATGTCACTGAACGCAGTATCGATGGATTTCATACTGTTCATAAAGCGAATGTGATGCAAGAAACAGATGGTCGGTTTCGTGATGCTGTCTCTCGCGTGGCTGCGAATAACGATGTTGCAACAAATGAGGTGCTCATGGATGCATTCGCAACACGAATCTGTCTCAATCCAACACAATTTGATGTTGTCGTCTGCCCTAATCTCGCTGGTGATGTGCTCTCTGACCTTGCTGCTGGATTAGTTGGTGGGCTTGGGTTGTTACCGTCAGCGAATATCGGGCAGACAAATGCATTGTTTGAACCGGTTCATGGGACCGCACCTGATATTGCAGGTGATGGAATTGCAAATCCCTCTGCATCAATCCTCTCTGCAGGAATGTTGCTTGAATATCTTGATGAGACAGATGCAGCTACAGACGTGCAGATGGCTGTTGAATCGGTACTTAACTCAGGACCACGAACACCTGACCTTGGCGGTAATGCGAGCACTGAAGCCGTTGTGAACGCAGTTATCGAGCAACTTAGCTCACACTGA
- a CDS encoding LeuA family protein: protein MCLCRTKVQCLTTIWRLSRTPRLVEFFQGTLAHITDSEIDTVRIFDTTLRDGEQSPRTSFSYDEKRDIAATLDEMGTHVIEAGFPVNSDAEFESVSDIASATETTICGLARVVDTDVEAALDSGVGLVHVFVSTSDVQLADSMHASRQEAVDRAVSAVKRVKDAGVEVMFSPMDATRTDGEFLGEILEAVDDAGVDWVNIPDTCGVGTPSRFASLIRKVRTHTDAQIDVHAHDDFGLATANALAGFEAGAAQAQVSVNGIGERAGNAAFEEVIMAAESLYDVDTGIDTTRITEISRLIENASDIPVPGNKPVVGQNAFSHESGIHAAGVIENSDTFEPGVMTPEMVGAKREFVLGKHTGTHSVRKRLEESGFAPTDEEVRTVTRQIKDYGAEKERVTVDVLTRFARENNIDRERTARSDTDDDGHDGDGSNNTDTTDSDSESTPDTDPDHGEVRI from the coding sequence ATGTGTCTGTGCAGGACAAAAGTACAATGTCTTACGACGATATGGAGGCTCAGTCGGACACCCCGGCTGGTCGAGTTCTTCCAGGGCACATTAGCCCACATTACTGATTCGGAGATTGACACGGTCCGAATCTTCGACACGACGCTTCGTGATGGCGAACAGTCACCGCGCACATCATTCAGTTATGATGAGAAACGTGACATCGCCGCAACGCTTGATGAGATGGGAACACACGTCATCGAGGCGGGGTTCCCCGTTAATTCTGATGCTGAATTTGAATCCGTCAGTGATATTGCATCTGCAACAGAGACAACCATCTGCGGGTTAGCCCGCGTTGTTGACACCGATGTTGAAGCCGCTCTTGATTCTGGTGTTGGACTGGTTCATGTATTCGTGAGCACAAGCGATGTTCAATTGGCAGATTCAATGCATGCCTCTCGTCAGGAAGCTGTTGATCGTGCTGTTTCAGCTGTCAAGCGTGTGAAAGACGCCGGCGTTGAGGTGATGTTTTCGCCAATGGATGCAACCCGAACTGATGGGGAGTTCCTTGGCGAAATCCTCGAAGCGGTCGATGACGCAGGCGTTGATTGGGTAAATATTCCAGATACCTGTGGGGTCGGAACCCCATCGCGCTTTGCGAGTCTGATTCGGAAAGTGCGGACACACACAGACGCACAGATTGACGTTCATGCACATGATGACTTCGGGTTAGCCACTGCAAATGCACTGGCGGGATTCGAAGCAGGTGCTGCACAAGCACAGGTTTCTGTCAACGGTATTGGTGAACGAGCTGGTAATGCCGCCTTCGAAGAGGTGATAATGGCGGCTGAATCGCTATATGACGTTGACACCGGCATTGATACAACGCGGATCACCGAGATATCGCGACTGATTGAGAATGCAAGCGATATTCCAGTGCCTGGCAACAAGCCGGTCGTTGGGCAGAATGCCTTCTCGCATGAAAGTGGGATTCATGCCGCCGGTGTTATCGAAAACAGTGATACGTTCGAACCAGGCGTGATGACCCCAGAGATGGTCGGTGCAAAGCGCGAGTTTGTTCTTGGAAAACACACGGGGACACACTCAGTCCGGAAGCGATTGGAGGAATCCGGATTTGCCCCGACTGATGAGGAAGTCCGAACAGTCACACGACAGATCAAAGACTACGGTGCGGAGAAAGAGCGCGTGACGGTCGATGTGTTGACGCGATTTGCTCGTGAGAATAATATCGACCGAGAGCGGACTGCTCGGAGTGATACCGACGATGATGGGCACGACGGTGACGGAAGCAATAATACTGATACCACTGATTCCGATTCAGAGTCAACGCCTGATACCGACCCCGACCACGGGGAGGTCCGTATCTAA